The Gemmata palustris genome includes a region encoding these proteins:
- a CDS encoding transglutaminase-like domain-containing protein, with the protein MRQFGAFLALAVCVLFATDFLAQTAKSEDQKNIVIRPKMSGESGVPAAIDASKFIIIRPNGKAPSLVTTQPTAPTQPTQQVAGRPVAGTIAVPPPGVPKLDADTAFDYWFVAAVEGQRIGYVQWGAKRTMKNDRVLLVGVKYQNFTVARFGQIVSQWGEESSVENAAGDILVTGMRQGIGKDQALVLSGVVEGKTLKVTGDGAAKGASDTPWPEGVVGCVREPALFKEKRIKAGESFDYPAYIGVINRVVKMTVALEAEESLALWPKEPARKLLRYVSKMESVGNFKLPPATTWVDAETFEPLKMEFDFPGFGGKVTFLRTTKESATAAVMRPIELFNAQSIRLDREIPGIHTGRSVVYKVSAPKDDEPTTLFAGDARQTVKNPDPKTKSFELHVSAAHGPVRGAGAPAPGKEFTASNYFINWDNDGVKGHAAAALRGLPATASDWEKAAAIEQWVHRNMKAFEFSQAMATADNVAKTLSGDCTEYAMLGAAMCRATGVPSRTVLGLVYAPAKDGKPYLAYHMWFEAFADGQWLPLDATLGGGGVGPGHLKIADHSWHDEKTFAPLLPVLRVLSAKPAVTVGKVEP; encoded by the coding sequence ATGCGGCAATTCGGTGCGTTTCTCGCGCTCGCGGTTTGTGTGCTGTTTGCGACCGATTTCCTGGCACAAACCGCCAAATCGGAAGACCAGAAGAACATCGTCATCCGGCCGAAGATGTCCGGTGAGTCGGGAGTGCCCGCCGCGATTGATGCGTCCAAGTTCATCATCATCCGGCCCAATGGGAAAGCTCCGTCCCTCGTCACAACACAACCAACCGCACCCACTCAACCGACCCAACAGGTAGCCGGGCGCCCGGTGGCCGGTACGATCGCGGTCCCGCCCCCCGGTGTGCCCAAACTCGATGCCGACACCGCGTTCGACTACTGGTTCGTTGCCGCCGTAGAAGGGCAGCGAATCGGTTACGTTCAGTGGGGGGCGAAGCGGACCATGAAAAATGACCGCGTGCTCCTCGTCGGGGTGAAGTACCAGAACTTCACGGTGGCGCGGTTCGGGCAGATCGTGAGTCAATGGGGTGAGGAATCGTCCGTCGAAAACGCGGCCGGCGACATCCTTGTTACCGGCATGCGGCAAGGGATCGGCAAGGATCAGGCCCTTGTGCTGAGCGGCGTGGTCGAAGGCAAAACGCTCAAAGTGACGGGCGACGGGGCCGCGAAAGGCGCCAGCGACACGCCCTGGCCCGAGGGCGTGGTCGGGTGCGTCCGCGAGCCGGCCCTCTTTAAGGAGAAGCGGATCAAAGCGGGCGAGTCCTTCGATTACCCCGCGTACATCGGTGTGATTAACCGCGTCGTGAAGATGACCGTGGCGCTCGAAGCGGAAGAGTCTCTGGCACTTTGGCCGAAGGAACCGGCCCGAAAACTGCTTCGGTACGTTTCCAAGATGGAGTCGGTCGGCAATTTCAAACTGCCACCCGCAACCACCTGGGTAGATGCGGAGACGTTCGAGCCGCTGAAGATGGAGTTCGATTTCCCCGGTTTTGGCGGTAAAGTCACGTTCCTCCGCACCACGAAGGAGTCCGCGACGGCGGCCGTAATGCGGCCGATCGAGCTGTTCAACGCGCAATCGATTCGCCTAGATCGCGAAATTCCTGGAATACACACGGGTAGGAGTGTCGTCTACAAGGTATCGGCCCCGAAAGACGACGAACCGACCACCCTCTTTGCAGGGGACGCGCGCCAAACGGTCAAGAACCCGGACCCGAAGACGAAGAGCTTTGAACTGCACGTGTCGGCGGCTCACGGTCCAGTGAGGGGGGCCGGCGCCCCCGCGCCGGGCAAAGAGTTCACCGCGAGCAACTACTTCATCAACTGGGACAACGACGGCGTGAAGGGCCACGCGGCAGCCGCACTGAGGGGCTTACCCGCAACGGCCAGTGATTGGGAGAAGGCGGCGGCCATCGAGCAATGGGTCCACCGGAACATGAAGGCGTTCGAGTTCTCCCAAGCGATGGCGACGGCCGATAACGTGGCGAAAACGCTCAGCGGGGACTGCACCGAGTACGCGATGCTCGGCGCCGCGATGTGCCGGGCGACTGGGGTGCCTTCGCGGACGGTACTGGGTCTGGTGTACGCACCCGCGAAGGACGGCAAGCCGTACCTCGCGTACCACATGTGGTTCGAGGCGTTCGCGGACGGCCAGTGGCTCCCGCTCGACGCGACGCTCGGGGGCGGCGGGGTCGGTCCCGGCCACCTGAAGATCGCGGACCACAGTTGGCACGACGAAAAGACCTTCGCCCCGCTGCTGCCCGTGTTGCGGGTGCTCTCGGCGAAACCGGCCGTGACCGTGGGGAAGGTGGAACCGTAG